From Virgibacillus ihumii, the proteins below share one genomic window:
- a CDS encoding mandelate racemase/muconate lactonizing enzyme family protein gives MKITDVKTYIVGNNWKNWVFTQVETDEGITGLGEATLNGFAKTTEAAVHELKRLVIGMDPFDVERISLSLFRDYYSDGGQIQGAALSGIEYGCWDIMGKSLGVPVYKLLGGKAQPRLRAYANGWYRSARTPENFYDNAKKVINKGYTALKFDPFGSAWRVVDQKEFGYAIEIIAAVREAVGENVDILIEGHNRFSVHTALQFADEMKTYRPTWFEAPVPPQKISSMVEVAKRSPVPIACGEDYYCREQFSELLAHNAVHIIQLEPQYLGISAAKQISAMTHANNGVTAPHSAQGPLCSLVCAHLNTAIPNFYLHEVFDDFNVDWTQRILNHPVKIEDGYITVSERPGWGAELNMDVVEQHPYNPNNFLPLFSDGWEKRQSVEH, from the coding sequence ATGAAAATAACAGATGTGAAAACATATATAGTCGGTAATAATTGGAAAAATTGGGTATTTACACAGGTTGAAACTGATGAGGGAATAACTGGTTTGGGGGAAGCAACACTTAATGGTTTCGCAAAAACAACAGAGGCAGCGGTTCATGAATTAAAACGATTAGTTATTGGAATGGATCCGTTTGACGTTGAGCGTATTTCCTTAAGTCTATTTCGTGACTATTATTCCGATGGCGGGCAAATTCAGGGCGCTGCTCTTTCCGGTATTGAATATGGCTGCTGGGATATTATGGGTAAATCATTAGGTGTTCCAGTATATAAATTATTGGGTGGTAAAGCCCAACCAAGGTTACGAGCCTATGCTAATGGATGGTATCGTTCCGCACGTACACCGGAAAACTTTTATGATAATGCAAAAAAAGTAATAAACAAGGGTTATACTGCTTTGAAGTTTGACCCCTTTGGTTCGGCATGGAGAGTGGTGGATCAAAAAGAATTTGGTTATGCAATTGAAATTATTGCAGCTGTTAGGGAAGCGGTAGGAGAAAATGTTGATATTTTAATAGAAGGACATAATCGATTCAGCGTTCATACTGCATTACAATTTGCGGATGAAATGAAAACGTATAGACCTACATGGTTTGAAGCGCCAGTACCTCCACAAAAGATTTCATCTATGGTTGAAGTTGCGAAGAGAAGTCCGGTTCCTATAGCTTGCGGAGAGGATTACTATTGCCGGGAGCAGTTCTCGGAACTGTTGGCCCATAATGCGGTTCATATTATCCAGTTGGAACCTCAGTATTTAGGAATAAGTGCTGCTAAACAAATTTCAGCAATGACTCATGCTAATAATGGTGTAACAGCACCACATAGTGCACAAGGTCCACTTTGTTCACTGGTATGTGCGCATTTAAACACGGCAATCCCTAATTTTTACCTTCATGAGGTATTTGATGATTTCAATGTTGATTGGACACAGCGGATATTGAACCATCCAGTAAAAATTGAAGATGGATATATTACTGTCAGTGAAAGACCTGGATGGGGTGCCGAATTAAATATGGATGTTGTGGAGCAACATCCATATAATCCTAATAACTTTTTACCTCTTTTCTCAGATGGTTGGGAAAAACGTCAATCAGTTGAACATTAA
- a CDS encoding carbohydrate ABC transporter permease — protein MERKKWILSCIGLLIVLTFLFPIYWMVISSLKSTSEIFGDPTLIPKDITFDAYSRLFAQNDINVFIYFKNSMIISLGAMIGTLILGTPAAYAIARKKMKGITLFLLFVLVTQMFPSNMLALPLYTMFAKMNLLNTYLGVIIANMTLSLPFVILVLRTYFLTIPKDLEDAATIDGCSRWGAFVRIILPLAKPGVLTCASFSFLLAWGEFLYSLTMLKQSEMWPITLGMRQFVGQFGTNWAELMALSAISTLPIILIFIFTQRYIVSGITAGSTK, from the coding sequence GTGGAAAGGAAAAAATGGATTTTATCATGTATAGGCTTGTTAATTGTTTTAACATTTCTGTTTCCTATTTATTGGATGGTTATTTCATCGTTAAAATCGACATCCGAAATATTTGGTGATCCAACTCTTATACCCAAGGATATTACTTTTGATGCTTATAGTCGTTTGTTTGCTCAAAACGATATTAATGTATTTATTTATTTTAAAAATAGCATGATTATCAGCCTGGGAGCTATGATTGGCACGCTGATTTTAGGAACGCCGGCAGCTTATGCTATTGCAAGGAAAAAAATGAAAGGTATTACGTTATTTTTACTATTTGTGTTGGTAACCCAGATGTTCCCAAGTAATATGTTGGCGTTGCCGCTTTATACAATGTTTGCAAAAATGAACCTTCTAAATACTTATCTGGGGGTAATTATTGCCAACATGACATTATCGCTGCCTTTTGTCATTTTGGTATTACGTACTTATTTCCTAACAATACCGAAAGATTTGGAAGATGCTGCAACTATTGATGGTTGTTCCCGCTGGGGGGCGTTTGTTCGAATCATTTTACCACTCGCAAAGCCAGGAGTTCTCACTTGTGCATCATTTAGCTTTTTGTTGGCCTGGGGTGAATTTTTATATTCATTGACAATGCTCAAACAAAGTGAGATGTGGCCGATAACACTTGGAATGAGACAGTTTGTTGGTCAGTTTGGCACAAATTGGGCTGAACTTATGGCGCTGTCAGCAATTTCTACACTTCCAATTATATTAATATTTATCTTTACCCAACGTTATATTGTAAGCGGTATAACAGCTGGATCAACAAAATAA
- a CDS encoding aspartate aminotransferase family protein, translated as MIKQTNDQLYQEANVYSPGGVHTSIRNVDPHLIFTHAEGAYIKDVEGNKYIDYQAAFGPFVLGHNHPYVNDKVIESISRTDLFGVGTTDLEIELSKKICAHVPSSEQVLFCNSGSEATYHAIRLARAITEKTKLIKFQGCYHGWHDYVARNMLSEWDKIGKRDPGSAGMLDEAIDNTLVCTFNDLEHVEETLIKNRDQVAAMIIEPIPHNIGCVLPEDGFLAGLKRLCDEYNVLLIFDEVITGFRHSIGGFQKISGVTPDLTTLGKAMANGYPIAAVAGKKEYMSRFNTQPGGDVWFAGTYNGHAVGTAASLATIEMMENEPVHEHIFELGNRMRSGIEEIHKRLGINAVVAGVGSVWTTYFMDSLPKKYGDLQKNDSKLYVVYRKKLLEKGIFKMPMNLKRNHISYSHTNKEIDQTLEAIEEVLLEIL; from the coding sequence ATGATTAAGCAAACGAATGACCAATTATATCAAGAGGCAAATGTATATTCTCCGGGAGGGGTTCATACATCTATTCGAAATGTTGATCCCCATCTAATTTTCACGCACGCAGAAGGAGCATATATAAAAGATGTTGAAGGAAATAAATACATTGATTACCAGGCCGCCTTTGGCCCATTTGTTTTAGGGCATAATCATCCATATGTTAATGACAAGGTAATAGAATCAATATCCCGTACGGATTTATTCGGTGTAGGGACAACCGATTTGGAGATTGAGCTTAGTAAAAAAATATGTGCTCATGTTCCGTCTTCTGAACAGGTTTTGTTCTGTAATTCCGGTTCAGAGGCCACATATCACGCAATTAGGTTGGCCCGGGCAATTACTGAAAAGACAAAGCTAATCAAATTCCAAGGCTGTTACCATGGCTGGCATGATTATGTGGCACGAAATATGCTCAGTGAATGGGATAAAATTGGGAAACGTGATCCTGGTTCCGCCGGGATGTTAGACGAGGCAATTGATAATACATTGGTTTGTACATTTAATGATTTGGAACATGTGGAAGAAACGCTTATAAAAAATCGAGATCAAGTGGCAGCAATGATAATTGAGCCGATTCCCCACAATATCGGGTGTGTACTACCGGAAGATGGTTTTTTAGCAGGCCTAAAAAGGCTCTGCGATGAATACAATGTACTTCTCATTTTTGATGAAGTTATTACGGGTTTTCGGCATAGTATTGGAGGATTTCAAAAGATTAGCGGAGTAACACCTGACCTGACTACGCTAGGGAAAGCAATGGCAAATGGATACCCGATTGCTGCGGTGGCCGGAAAGAAAGAGTATATGTCCCGTTTTAATACTCAGCCTGGGGGAGATGTATGGTTTGCTGGAACTTATAATGGCCATGCGGTTGGAACAGCCGCATCTCTTGCTACAATTGAAATGATGGAAAATGAACCGGTACATGAGCACATTTTTGAATTGGGTAATCGGATGCGTTCAGGAATTGAAGAGATTCACAAGCGTCTGGGCATTAATGCAGTCGTGGCGGGGGTTGGTTCTGTATGGACAACATATTTTATGGATTCCTTGCCAAAAAAATATGGAGATTTACAGAAAAATGATAGTAAACTCTACGTCGTTTATCGAAAAAAGCTGCTGGAAAAAGGTATATTCAAAATGCCTATGAATCTAAAGCGGAATCATATTAGTTACAGCCATACGAATAAAGAAATTGACCAAACACTTGAAGCTATTGAAGAGGTCTTGCTAGAAATTTTGTAG
- a CDS encoding carbohydrate ABC transporter permease, which translates to MAKILDRQNSISGNKSSAKRFRNFLKKGKDYTFLLPAGIFLLVFLVYPILYNINLSFREINISNLIQGEQPFVGLRNYITVINDQLFNTALINSLIFTFATIIFSTGIGFAFALFFNKTFPGSRWMRSILLIAWMTPIIIVGTIFQWMLSGDNGVINELLMNTGVISEPIYWLTNTDTALASIIVANIWISIPFSMVILLSGLQGLPEPTYEAAKIDGANKMQQFVYITLPLMRPTLLVLLMLGVIFTFKVFDLIYIMTAGGPANSTQVIPFLAYELSFSMYRFGEGAALSNISFFIIGAIALVYLYLIRKEDTM; encoded by the coding sequence GTGGCAAAAATATTAGATCGACAAAACTCTATTTCAGGTAATAAAAGTTCTGCAAAACGGTTCCGTAACTTTTTAAAAAAAGGAAAAGATTATACCTTTTTGCTTCCAGCTGGTATATTTTTGCTTGTTTTTTTAGTATATCCGATTTTATATAACATTAATTTAAGCTTTCGTGAAATTAATATCAGCAATCTCATTCAGGGGGAGCAACCATTTGTCGGTTTAAGAAATTATATTACTGTTATAAATGACCAATTATTCAACACAGCATTAATAAACTCACTTATATTCACATTTGCCACCATCATTTTTTCAACAGGAATTGGATTTGCATTTGCACTTTTTTTTAACAAAACATTTCCTGGTAGTCGATGGATGAGATCTATATTATTAATTGCTTGGATGACTCCAATTATTATTGTCGGTACTATATTTCAATGGATGTTAAGTGGAGATAATGGAGTTATTAATGAATTGCTAATGAATACAGGTGTCATCTCTGAACCTATTTATTGGTTGACAAATACAGATACTGCTCTTGCAAGTATTATAGTTGCTAATATTTGGATCAGTATTCCTTTTAGTATGGTTATTCTATTATCAGGTTTACAAGGTCTTCCCGAACCAACATATGAAGCGGCAAAAATTGATGGGGCCAATAAAATGCAACAATTTGTATATATCACATTGCCTTTGATGCGGCCAACCCTTTTGGTATTGCTTATGTTGGGAGTTATCTTTACTTTTAAGGTCTTTGATTTAATTTATATTATGACTGCTGGCGGTCCTGCTAATTCAACACAAGTGATTCCTTTCTTGGCGTACGAGTTATCATTCAGTATGTATCGATTTGGAGAAGGCGCTGCACTTTCAAATATATCATTTTTTATAATTGGAGCTATCGCACTAGTGTATTTGTATTTGATTAGGAAGGAGGACACCATGTAG
- a CDS encoding IclR family transcriptional regulator — MSKYNVPALEKSIAILNLIATPQKNYSVTEVHRELGISKTTVFSILKVLEEYDIVKKNDHGEYKIGVKLYELGMAYISEVDIVKVARSHLEKLMEITGYTVHLGVLDEGELLYVDKVEPNTFIRFSTYPGLRSEFHITSLGKVIAAYLDEDELNNIIAAKGLTKHTPNTITDLKEFKQVLLKIRERGYAIEDEEGEIGVKCLGAPVFNGRKVVASVSVVGHSSMLDVWNVDLINRLQNTAGNISKELGAQKINQDKF; from the coding sequence ATGTCAAAATACAATGTCCCGGCTTTGGAAAAATCAATAGCGATATTAAATTTGATAGCAACGCCTCAAAAAAATTATTCAGTTACTGAGGTACACAGAGAATTGGGTATTTCTAAGACAACAGTGTTTTCAATTTTAAAGGTACTTGAAGAATATGACATCGTTAAAAAGAACGATCATGGTGAATACAAAATTGGTGTGAAGCTTTATGAACTGGGAATGGCCTATATTTCAGAAGTAGACATTGTCAAGGTCGCAAGGTCGCATCTAGAAAAATTAATGGAAATTACCGGCTATACGGTTCATTTGGGAGTTTTGGATGAAGGTGAGTTACTGTATGTAGATAAAGTTGAACCGAATACTTTTATTCGGTTTTCCACGTATCCCGGTTTAAGGTCAGAATTCCATATAACAAGTTTAGGTAAGGTGATTGCAGCTTATTTAGATGAAGACGAACTAAATAATATTATTGCCGCAAAGGGCTTGACTAAGCATACACCGAATACCATAACGGATTTAAAAGAATTTAAACAAGTATTATTAAAGATTCGTGAAAGGGGGTACGCAATTGAAGATGAAGAGGGGGAGATAGGGGTGAAATGTTTAGGTGCTCCAGTATTTAACGGAAGAAAAGTTGTAGCTTCGGTAAGCGTAGTAGGACATTCATCGATGCTTGATGTTTGGAATGTTGACCTGATTAATCGTTTACAGAACACCGCAGGAAATATCTCTAAAGAGTTAGGAGCTCAAAAGATTAATCAAGACAAATTTTAA
- a CDS encoding ABC transporter substrate-binding protein, which yields MKRKLILFVSLLIILSTILIGCNGQSQSEGKSSNGKVTLDLWHYWTDNLESTLKKYVEEFNKTHSKIDIELTYVPYSELTQQLLIGATGGDLPDLIIGGINEVQFYAKSGILEDISEKVKNSGEAESMYENIIEIHKVDGKFYGLPLHTNAVALFYNTDLIKEPPTNWGELTQMAQELTTENRYGFAASAHNSQHGTASWIPFLWSTGSDVGDLESSEAISALKLWENMYEKNLMSKEVVNEELQDINVDFYTGKAAMMIGGSWMIPVINAEAPDLNWSVAKIPKDKEYSSVIGGESIAIGKGQNVEESWKFIEFMLEPERQMEWLKATGNYPSGSKIANKPYFQENNVRKTFAEVIKTSQGYGWGQNHNEINTAIYTAIQDALVGGATAKEALKKASNTITPILEEN from the coding sequence ATGAAACGAAAACTGATTTTGTTTGTTTCTCTTCTAATAATTTTAAGCACGATACTAATTGGCTGTAATGGACAATCTCAGTCAGAAGGTAAATCTTCGAACGGAAAAGTAACATTAGATTTATGGCACTATTGGACAGATAATCTTGAATCCACTTTGAAAAAGTATGTTGAAGAATTCAACAAAACCCATTCTAAAATTGACATTGAACTTACCTATGTACCTTATAGCGAATTGACTCAACAACTATTAATTGGGGCGACCGGCGGTGATCTCCCTGACTTAATTATTGGAGGTATAAATGAAGTCCAATTTTATGCAAAATCAGGTATTCTTGAGGATATCTCCGAGAAAGTAAAAAATTCAGGGGAAGCTGAAAGCATGTATGAAAATATTATTGAGATTCACAAAGTGGATGGGAAATTCTATGGCTTGCCCCTTCATACAAATGCAGTGGCGCTGTTTTATAACACTGACTTAATTAAGGAGCCGCCAACTAACTGGGGTGAATTAACGCAGATGGCTCAGGAATTAACAACCGAAAACCGCTATGGATTTGCAGCATCTGCTCATAATTCACAACATGGTACTGCTTCATGGATACCATTCTTGTGGTCAACAGGCAGTGATGTTGGAGATCTGGAAAGTTCAGAAGCCATTAGTGCACTTAAATTATGGGAAAACATGTATGAAAAAAACCTTATGTCCAAAGAAGTGGTTAATGAGGAATTACAGGATATTAATGTTGATTTTTATACAGGAAAAGCTGCAATGATGATTGGTGGTTCCTGGATGATCCCGGTAATAAATGCTGAAGCACCAGATTTAAATTGGTCAGTTGCAAAAATACCAAAAGACAAGGAGTATTCCTCGGTAATTGGAGGAGAAAGTATTGCAATAGGTAAGGGACAAAATGTGGAAGAGTCATGGAAATTTATCGAATTCATGCTCGAACCAGAAAGACAAATGGAATGGCTGAAAGCTACAGGGAATTATCCATCAGGCAGTAAGATTGCCAATAAGCCTTATTTTCAAGAGAACAATGTAAGAAAAACCTTTGCAGAAGTGATAAAAACATCACAAGGATATGGCTGGGGTCAAAATCATAATGAAATAAATACAGCCATTTATACCGCTATACAAGATGCTTTGGTAGGGGGCGCGACGGCAAAAGAAGCGTTAAAAAAGGCTAGCAATACAATTACTCCTATTTTGGAAGAAAACTAA